The genomic interval GGTGAGCCCATCCGCGAACCAGTAGTGCACTACGGCCCGTTCGTCATGAACACCGAAGACGAAATCCGCCAGGCCCTCGCCGACTTCCGCGCCGGCAAAATGGGCGTGGAACCGACCGACCCCATCCCGCACATCCAGCCCGGCGACACACCGCCCCCGGCGGGACAGCCGGACTGAGCAGCACCGACGAACCAAACCCCGACGCAAAATAGGAAGACAGGACCATGAGTGCCGACGTCCCCGCGATCGAGGT from Catenulispora sp. GP43 carries:
- a CDS encoding pirin-like C-terminal cupin domain-containing protein, which codes for GEPIREPVVHYGPFVMNTEDEIRQALADFRAGKMGVEPTDPIPHIQPGDTPPPAGQPD